The stretch of DNA CAGTCCCTAGGCGAAATTACGGGCGAGGAGATGGTGGAATCAGTGCTGGATGAAATCTTTAGCCGTTTCTGCATTGGGAAGTAACATGATCGCTCTTTATTGACGTTGGCTAAAGAAGCGGTGAAACAATGAAAATAGGTTAATTGCTATCTTTAGTGCCCACGCCATTCCCGAGATTTTAGCGCTTGAAATCTAACAATCAATCAAGAGCAACCAATAAAAAGGAACCATATTATTTTTTACATCTTATATATCTTAAATGCATGAAGGACGGTACTAGGGCGGAATTGCCCGCCCTAGAGAGTTAGGATGCTGAATGAGCGATACCTTAGCTAAGTTGCTTAACTTCTGCAACAAGCTTAGCAACCACATCCTTAGCGCTGCCGAACATCATCATGGTGTGCTCTTTGAAGAACAAATCATTTTCAATGCCGGCAAAGCCTGCGCTCATGCCGCGCTTGATGACGATGGTGTTGTGGGCACGATCCACATCCAAAATCGGCATTCCGTAAATCGGGCTGCTAGCATTTTCGCGGGCAGCGGGATTGACCACGTCGTTTGCGCCAATCACCAACGCCACGTCCGTGCGCTCAAATTCTGGATTGATGTCGTCCATGTCGCAGAGTTGATCGTAGGGAACGTTGGCTTCAGCCAGCAGCACGTTCATGTGACCGGGCATCCGGCCTGCTACCGGGTGAATGGCATATTTTACGGTGACGCCGAGGCGGTCAAGCTGGTCAGCAAGTTCTCGCACGGAATGCTGGGCTTGGGCCACAGCCATGCCATAGCCAGGAACAATGACGACCGATCGCGCATAGCCCAGCATCATCGCGCCTTCTTCCGGTTCCACCGATCGCACCACCCGATCGCCTTGGTCTCCACCGGCAGCGATCGCTGTTCCGCCATCGGAGCCAAAAGCGCTGAACAGCACATTGGCCAGGGAGCGGTTCATGGCTTTACACATAATCTGGGTGAGGATCAGTCCCGATGCACCCACCAAGGCCCCGGCAATGATCAACATATTATTCATCAAGATGAAGCCTGCCGCGCTGGCTGCTAATCCGGAGTAGGAGTTGAGCAGGGAAATGACCACGGGGGTATCAGCGCCACCAATGGGCAGAACGAACAGAACGCCGAGGAGCAGCGAGATGGCAACCAATCCCAAAAAGACGAAGGTTTGCTCAGGATGAACCAGCAGGTAGCCGCTGCCACCTAGAAAGCTGACCAGAATAAAAATGTTGAAGGGTTGCTGCAGGGGAAAGGTAATCGGCGCGCCGGGCATGATGCCTTGGAGTTTGGCAAAGGCCATCAAGCTACCGGTAAAGGTGACCCCACCGATGAGTACACCTAGGATCGTCACCAAGGTAGCGTCTACCGGCGCGGTGCCGGTGGTGGCGAGAACTCGCCAAAATTCGCCCACGGCAATCAAGGCTGAGGCCGCGCCACCTAGTCCGTTGAAGATGCCAACCATTTGAGGCATGGCGGTCATGGCCACCTTCTGGGCAGCGATCGCTCCCACCAAGGAACCAATCACAATCCCGACCAAGATCATGGTGTAGTTCAGGACAGACTGATTGAGCAGCGTAGCCACAATAGCCACCAACATCCCTACCGCCGCAATCTGGTTGCCCTGCCGCGCCGTTGCCGGAGAACTCAGTTTTTTCAAACCCACAATAAACAGGGAAGCGGCCACCAGGTAGGTGATCTCAATGCCTGAGGAAAGAAAGCCGGTTGTCAACATGCTCAATCTAAGCTCCCTTCTTCTTGAACATTTGCAGCATCCGATCGGTGACCAGGAAGCCGCCGACTACGTTAATGGTGGCCAAAACCACCGCAATCAGACCCAGAATGACCGTGAGGTTCAAGTCTTGGGCACCACCAATTAGCAAGGCCCCAACGACAGCAATACCGGAAATGGCATTTGCTCCAGACAT from Candidatus Obscuribacterales bacterium encodes:
- a CDS encoding NAD(P)(+) transhydrogenase (Re/Si-specific) subunit beta, whose translation is MLTTGFLSSGIEITYLVAASLFIVGLKKLSSPATARQGNQIAAVGMLVAIVATLLNQSVLNYTMILVGIVIGSLVGAIAAQKVAMTAMPQMVGIFNGLGGAASALIAVGEFWRVLATTGTAPVDATLVTILGVLIGGVTFTGSLMAFAKLQGIMPGAPITFPLQQPFNIFILVSFLGGSGYLLVHPEQTFVFLGLVAISLLLGVLFVLPIGGADTPVVISLLNSYSGLAASAAGFILMNNMLIIAGALVGASGLILTQIMCKAMNRSLANVLFSAFGSDGGTAIAAGGDQGDRVVRSVEPEEGAMMLGYARSVVIVPGYGMAVAQAQHSVRELADQLDRLGVTVKYAIHPVAGRMPGHMNVLLAEANVPYDQLCDMDDINPEFERTDVALVIGANDVVNPAARENASSPIYGMPILDVDRAHNTIVIKRGMSAGFAGIENDLFFKEHTMMMFGSAKDVVAKLVAEVKQLS
- a CDS encoding NAD(P) transhydrogenase subunit alpha; amino-acid sequence: MAAGLLTGLVVFVLASFVGFEVINKVPPTLHTPLMSGANAISGIAVVGALLIGGAQDLNLTVILGLIAVVLATINVVGGFLVTDRMLQMFKKKGA